Proteins encoded together in one Miscanthus floridulus cultivar M001 chromosome 16, ASM1932011v1, whole genome shotgun sequence window:
- the LOC136510134 gene encoding ABC transporter D family member 1-like, whose translation MSGWPSRGGGAMPSLQLLQLTDRGRGLLASRRRTLAVVSGAVLAGGALAYARSSQSRRRRRPEANRGGEAGALAANGDGLSQNGAGGGLAAGKQKRSGLKSLHFLAAILLKKIGPSGTRYLLGLVLTAVLRTAVGHRLARVQGFLFKAAFLRRVPTFTRLIIENLMLCFLQSTLYQTSKYLTGSLSLRFKKIFTDIAHADYFENMVYYKISHVDHRISNPEQRIASDIPKFSSELSELVQDDLAAVAEGLIYTWRLCSYASPKYVFWIVAYVLVAGGVLRNFSPAFGKLKSTEQQLEGDYRQLHSRLRTHAESVAFYGGENREASHIMQRFEALVEHLNLVRHENWWFGMIQDFFLKYFGATVAVVLIIEPFFSGNLRPDSSTLGRAEMLSNLRYHTSVIISLFQSLGILSISTRRLNILSGYADRICELLDVSRELSGVRDRSLNHNSPGNYVSEANHIEFSDVKVVTPAGNVLVDDLTLRVETGSNLLITGPNGSGKSSLFRVLGGLWPLVSGHIVKPGVGSDLNKEIFYVPQRPYTAVGTLREQLIYPLTADQEIEPLTYDGMVDLLKNVDLEYLLERYPLDKEVNWGDELSLGEQQRLGMARLFYHKPKFAILDECTSAVTTDMEERFCKKVRAMGTSCITISHRPALVAFHDIVLSLDGEGGWNVQHRRDDSSFSTEESDFSSSETDRKSDALTVQRAFMSRAKSNASLGSKDHSYCTEVIATSPKVEIEHAARTSRIPHLRCHPRPLPLRVAAMLKILVPRLFDKQGGQLLAVAVLVFSRTWISDRIASLNGTTVKFVLEQDKAAFIRLIGVSILQSGANSFVAPSLRTLTAKLALGWRIRMTNHLLRYYLKRNAFYKVFNMSGKSIDADQRLTLDVDKLTTDLAGLVTGMVKPLVDILWFTWRMKLLSGRRGVAILYAYMLLGLGFLRAISPDFGRLSGQEQELEGTFRFMHSRLRTHAESIAFFGGGSREKAMVEAKFVKLINHSKILLRKQWLYGIVDDFVTKQLPHNVTWGLSLLYALEHKGDRALTSTQGELAHALRFLASVVSQSFIAFGDILELHKKFLELSGGINRIFELEEFTRFAQRNTAVSYNAISVASEEIISFHEVDIVTPSQKLLARKLSCNVVQGKSLLLTGPNGSGKSSIFRVLRDLWPTFSGRVTKPSEGMFHVPQRPYTSLGTLRDQIIYPLSMEEAKIKVLSLHRSGSNSSASVLLDDHLKTILENVRLLYLLEREGWDSTPNWEDVLSLGEQQRLGMARLFFHHPKFGILDECTNATSVDVEEHLYRLATSMGITVITSSQRPALIPFHALELKLIDGEGNWELCAIQQ comes from the exons ATGTCGGGGTGGCCatctcgcggcggcggcgccatgccGTCTCTGCAGCTGCTGCAGCTGACGGACCGCGGCCGGGGGCTTCTCGCTTCCAGGAG GAGGACGCTCGCCGTCGTCTCCGGCGCGGTGCTTGCCGGCGGAGCTCTGGCGTACGCCCGCTCGAGCCAGAGCCGGCGGAGGAGGCGTCCGGAGGCGAATCGCGGCGGCGAAGCCGGTGCATTGGCCGCGAATGGGGACGGGTTGAGCCAGAACGGTGCCGGCGGTGGATTGGCTGCAGGAAAGCAGAAAAGGAGTGGCCTCAAATCTCTGCATTTCCTCGCTGCTATCCTACTCAAGAAGATTGGTCCCAGTGGCACGCGCTACCTTCTCGGCTTGGTATTAACAGCG GTGCTACGCACAGCTGTGGGGCATAGATTAGCAAGAGTTCAAGGTTTTTTGTTTAAAGCAGCATTTCTTCGGCGCGTCCCAACATTTACACGCTTGATCATAGAAAATCTTATGTTATGTTTCCTCCAATCCACATTGTATCAGACCTCAAAATACTTAACAGGCTCTTTAAGTTTGCGTTTCAAGAAAATTTTCACAGATATTGCCCATGCTGATTACTTTGAG AATATGGTTTACTACAAGATCTCACATGTGGATCATCGGATATCAAATCCGGAGCAAAGGATTGCTAGTGATATCCCAAAGTTCTCTTCTGAACTAAGTGAACTTGTACAGGATGATCTGGCTGCAGTTGCAGAAGGGTTAATATACACCTGGCGTCTCTGTTCTTATGCTAGTCCAAAATACGTGTTCTGGATTGTG GCATATGTGCTAGTTGCCGGTGGGGTATTAAGGAACTTTTCTCCTGCTTTTGGGAAGCTGAAATCTACGGAACAGCAACTAGAAGGAGACTATCGTCAACTTCATTCACGATTAAGAACACATGCTGAGAGTGTGGCATTTTATGGTGGTGAGAACAGAGAAGCATCTCATATTATGCAGCGGTTTGAGGCTCTTGTTGAGCACCTGAATCTTGTGCGTCATGAAAACTGGTGGTTTGGCATGATTCAAGATTTCTTTCTGAAGTATTTTGGTGCCACTGTGGCAGTTGTCCTTATTATAGAACCTTTCTTCTCTGGCAACCTTAGACCTGATTCATCTACCCTTGGAAGGGCTGAAATGTTGAGCAATCTTCGATATCACACAAGCGTGATCATTTCACTGTTTCAGTCTCTTGGGATCCTTTCTATCAGCACACGACGTTTAAATATCCTGAG TGGCTATGCAGACCGGATTTGTGAGTTATTGGATGTTTCACGTGAGCTGTCTGGGGTTCGTGATAGATCACTGAATCACAATTCTCCTGGAAATTATGTCAGTGAAGCAAACCATATAGAATTTTCAGATGTTAAG GTAGTCACACCTGCAGGTAATGTTTTGGTTGATGATTTGACTCTCCGGGTAGAAACTGGTTCTAATCTTTTGATCACTG GTCCCAATGGTAGCGGAAAAAGCTCCCTTTTTCGGGTCCTTGGGGGTCTATGGCCACTTGTATCTGGCCACATTGTTAAACCTGGTGTTGGTTCAGATCTAAATAAGGAGATCTTTTATGTTCCGCAAAGACCATACACAGCTGTTGGAACTCTACGTGAACAGCTAATCTATCCTCTTACGGCAGATCAGGAGATTGAACCACTTACCTATGATGGAATGGTGGACCTTCTAAAGAAT GTTGACCTGGAATATTTGCTTGAACGCTATCCTCTTGATAAGGAAGTTAACTGGGGTGATGAGCTGTCCCTCGGCGAGCAGCAAAGATTGGGAATGGCCAGGTTATTCTACCATAAGCCAAAGTTTGCCATTCTTGATGAGTGCACTAGTGCTGTGACAACTGATATGGAAGAACGTTTTTGCAAAAAGGTTCGAGCTATGGGTACATCCTGCATAACAATATCTCATCGACCAGCTTTAGTTGCATTTCAtgatattgttctatccttggacgGTGAAGGAGGTTGGAATGTCCAGCATAGAAG GGATGACTCATCCTTTTCCACCGAAGAATCTGATTTTTCATCATCAGAAACTGATCGTAAATCTGACGCACTGACTGTTCAAAGGGCTTTTATGAGCAGGGCAAAG AGCAATGCTTCATTGGGGTCCAAGGATCATTCATACTGTACAGAGGTTATAGCAACTTCCCCTAAGGTGGAAATAGAACATGCAGCACGGACATCTCGAATTCCACATTTACGATGTCACCCAAGACCTTTGCCTCTCAGAGTAGCTGCAATGCTAAAAATACTA GTTCCTAGACTATTTGATAAACAAGGCGGGCAGTTGCTTGCTGTTGCTGTTCTTGTTTTCTCTCGTACATGGATCTCTGATCGTATTGCTTCGTTGAATG GGACAACTGTGAAGTTTGTCTTGGAACAGGACAAAGCTGCCTTTATTCGCTTGATTGGTGTCAGTATTCTACAAAGTGGTGCAAATTCTTTTGTGGCACCATCTCTTAG GACCCTTACTGCAAAACTTGCCCTTGGATGGCGAATTCGCATGACCAATCATTTGCTTCGATATTACTTGAAAAGAAATGCATTCTACAAG GTATTCAACATGTCAGGTAAAAGTATTGATGCAGACCAAAGATTaacacttgatgtagacaagttGACCACTGACCTTGCCGGCCTAGTTACTGGAATGGTAAAACCGCTAGTTGACATTCTTTG GTTTACATGGAGAATGAAGCTCTTATCTGGACGAAGAGGAGTTGCTATACTGTATGCTTACATGTTACTGGGTTTGGGCTTTCTGAGAGCTATATCCCCTGACTTTGGTCGTCTCTCAGGCCAAGAACAAGAACTTGAAGGAACATTCAG GTTCATGCACTCGAGACTGCGGACACATGCTGAATCAATTGCTTTCTTTGGTGGTGGTTCAAGAGAAAAGGCG ATGGTTGAGGCTAAATTCGTCAAGTTAATTAACCACTCAAAGATTCTTTTGAGGAAACAGTGGCTTTATGGTATTGTTGATGATTTTGTAACAAAGCAACTTCCGCACAATGTAACGTGGGGTCTGAGTCTGTTGTATGCTTTGGAGCACAAGGGAGACAGAGCTTTAACCTCAACTCAAG GAGAGTTGGCACATGCCCTGCGGTTCTTGGCTTCAGTGGTGTCACAGAGCTTCATAGCCTTCGGCGACATTCTTGAGTTACATAAGAAGTTCCTTGAACTTTCTGGTGGGATTAACCGGATCTTTGAGCTTGAGGAGTTTACACGCTTCGCTCAAAGAA ATACTGCGGTGTCTTACAATGCCATCAGTGTAGCCTCAGAAGAAATTATTTCATTTCATGAAGTGGACATTGTAACACCATCACAGAAGCTGTTGGCTAGAAAACTCTCGTGCAATGTGGTACAAGGGAAAAGCCTTCTTCTGACTG GTCCCAATGGTAGTGGAAAGAGTTCTATTTTTAGAGTGCTCAGGGATCTGTGGCCCACCTTCTCTGGGAGAGTTACCAAGCCCTCAGAAGGGATGTTTCATGTTCCTCAACGGCCATATACCAGCCTGGGTACTCTGCGGGATCAGATCATATACCCTCTCTCAATGGAGGAAGCGAAGATAAAAGTTCTTTCATTACATAGATCTG GTAGCAATTCTAGTGCCTCTGTACTGCTGGATGATCACCTGAAGACAATTCTAGAGAATGTCCGGCTGCTGTATCTTCTAGAAAGAGAAGGGTGGGATTCTACACCAAACTGGGAAGATGTTCTGTCGTTAGGAGAACAACAGAGGCTTGGGATG GCTCGTTTGTTTTTCCATCATCCTAAGTTTGGTATCCTCGATGAGTGCACCAA TGCTACGAGTGTTGATGTTGAAGAGCATCTGTACAGACTTGCAACTAGCATGGGCATAACTGTGATCACTTCCTCACAA AGGCCTGCTTTGATACCTTTCCATGCCTTGGAGCTGAAGCTCATTGATGGCGAAGGGAACTGGGAGCTATGTGCGATCCAGCAGTGA